In Candidatus Nitronauta litoralis, one DNA window encodes the following:
- a CDS encoding PAS domain-containing protein, producing MSETSQDDPKKQELEVLRRAFTSFTEVTEQLQKSYDNLQLRIQQLDLELARKNEELEQNLQEKEEVKNYLDFILQSLTNGVIVVDREGCVTTFNKTAGQICGLDPELCLGKPLTALFTNDRLLHLIERLADSEESTMTQEQEMKTNDGNPLKVRVTASPANDNKGELIGTVLVLQDVTQLKRLEEEANRNDRLRAMGEMAAGIAHEIRNPMGGIELFASLLKKDLAEDPEKGKLADHIVSGIRNLDRIISSLLLFAKSPEPSQRKCNLNTLLEDILAEPEMQTIPDNIKIQKHYHPKAALGTGDGELLQQVFVNFLRNAVQAMPEGGTLSLTTEESESPESDSYHRRFVAVTIQDTGTGIPPAERNKIFNPFFTTKDHGTGLGLAIAHNIIKAHQGTIDVESEEGRGTAFIVKIPIWEEY from the coding sequence ATGAGCGAAACCAGTCAAGACGATCCCAAGAAACAGGAACTCGAAGTTCTTCGCCGGGCTTTCACTTCTTTTACCGAAGTCACCGAGCAACTTCAAAAGTCTTACGACAACCTGCAATTGCGTATTCAGCAACTGGATCTTGAACTTGCCCGAAAAAACGAAGAACTGGAACAAAACCTTCAGGAAAAAGAAGAGGTAAAAAATTACCTGGATTTTATCCTGCAAAGTTTGACCAATGGGGTTATTGTCGTTGACCGGGAAGGTTGTGTCACCACATTCAACAAAACAGCAGGACAAATCTGCGGCTTGGATCCGGAGCTGTGTTTGGGGAAACCCCTAACAGCTCTTTTCACAAATGATCGACTACTTCACCTGATCGAACGGCTGGCGGATTCCGAGGAATCCACCATGACTCAAGAGCAGGAAATGAAAACAAACGATGGGAACCCCTTAAAAGTCCGTGTAACGGCATCACCAGCGAATGACAACAAGGGGGAATTGATCGGAACTGTTCTGGTATTGCAGGATGTCACGCAGTTAAAACGACTTGAGGAAGAAGCCAACCGCAACGACAGACTGCGTGCCATGGGGGAAATGGCTGCGGGTATAGCACATGAAATCCGCAATCCCATGGGTGGCATTGAACTGTTCGCTTCTCTGTTGAAAAAGGATCTGGCGGAGGACCCTGAAAAAGGAAAACTTGCCGACCACATCGTCTCAGGCATTCGCAACCTGGACCGCATCATCTCCAGCCTGCTGTTGTTCGCCAAATCACCGGAACCTTCGCAAAGGAAATGTAACCTCAACACCCTGCTGGAGGACATACTGGCTGAACCCGAGATGCAGACAATACCGGACAATATAAAAATCCAAAAACACTACCATCCAAAGGCTGCCCTGGGCACAGGAGATGGTGAACTGCTCCAGCAGGTGTTTGTCAATTTCCTGCGCAATGCCGTGCAGGCAATGCCGGAAGGAGGCACGTTAAGCCTGACCACTGAAGAAAGTGAATCTCCCGAATCCGACAGCTATCACCGTCGCTTCGTCGCGGTTACTATTCAGGATACTGGAACGGGCATTCCACCTGCTGAGCGCAATAAAATTTTTAATCCGTTTTTCACCACCAAGGATCATGGTACCGGGCTTGGGCTCGCCATAGCGCACAACATAATCAAGGCGCATCAGGGAACCATTGATGTGGAAAGCGAAGAAGGACGCGGCACCGCGTTCATCGTCAAAATCCCCATATGGGAGGAGTATTAA
- a CDS encoding sigma-54-dependent Fis family transcriptional regulator, translated as MKDPANQNVLIVDDEPEMRAALSETLKREGYKLEIAENGEEALNRIENETFDLVISDVKMPKLSGPDLLKCIKDISPETRVVMITAYGTIDSAVETMKTGASDYLLKPFSADVLISTVNRALMNPVEPPSTRNNVTAPSTSPAFRKIVTQNPKMKELLEFVENVAYSKSTFLITGETGTGKEMFARFIHGCSPRAEQPFMAVNCAALPEGLLETELFGHEKGAFTGADTRKDGKFELAHKGTLLLDEVTEMGLPLQAKLLRVLQEHEIDKVGGRQPIPVDVRIVATTNCDPRQLIAEKKFREDLYYRLNVIPLKLPPLRERTEDIPLLAEHFLKKHGRENQRPVKKIADETLALLKKYRWNGNVRELENVMERAVLMCPGEIMEPGHLFLEDGAASEKSGVPAMSGTIYDMEKELIFQTLEELDGNKTRAAEKLGISVRTLRNKLTEYKEKESR; from the coding sequence ATGAAAGACCCGGCCAACCAGAATGTTTTGATCGTCGACGATGAACCTGAAATGCGCGCGGCCCTCAGCGAAACCCTGAAACGCGAGGGCTACAAACTCGAAATAGCGGAAAATGGCGAAGAGGCGTTGAATCGTATAGAAAACGAAACGTTTGATCTCGTCATCTCGGATGTCAAAATGCCAAAACTGAGCGGCCCCGACCTGCTCAAATGTATCAAAGACATCTCTCCGGAAACCCGAGTGGTAATGATCACCGCTTATGGAACTATCGACAGTGCGGTGGAAACCATGAAAACGGGTGCATCCGATTACCTGCTGAAACCGTTTTCTGCGGATGTACTCATCTCAACAGTCAATCGCGCACTGATGAACCCGGTTGAACCGCCAAGCACCAGAAATAATGTGACAGCGCCGTCCACCTCCCCTGCTTTTCGAAAAATTGTTACCCAAAATCCAAAAATGAAAGAATTATTGGAGTTCGTCGAAAACGTTGCCTACAGCAAATCCACTTTCCTGATCACAGGCGAAACCGGCACGGGTAAGGAAATGTTTGCCCGCTTCATCCATGGTTGCAGCCCCCGCGCAGAGCAGCCTTTCATGGCAGTCAACTGTGCGGCGCTCCCGGAAGGGTTATTGGAAACTGAATTGTTCGGGCATGAGAAGGGGGCCTTTACGGGTGCCGACACTCGCAAAGACGGCAAATTCGAACTGGCGCACAAGGGGACGCTGCTCCTCGATGAAGTCACTGAAATGGGATTACCCCTTCAGGCAAAACTTTTGCGTGTCCTTCAGGAGCATGAAATCGATAAGGTCGGTGGGCGGCAACCCATTCCAGTCGATGTGCGTATCGTCGCCACCACCAACTGTGACCCGCGCCAGCTGATCGCTGAAAAAAAATTCCGGGAGGACTTGTACTACCGATTAAACGTCATCCCGCTCAAACTACCACCACTGCGTGAACGAACGGAAGACATCCCATTACTGGCAGAACATTTCCTGAAAAAACACGGCCGGGAGAATCAGCGGCCGGTAAAAAAAATCGCGGATGAAACACTGGCCCTTCTTAAAAAATACCGATGGAATGGAAACGTGCGCGAACTGGAGAACGTGATGGAGCGGGCCGTGCTGATGTGCCCGGGTGAAATAATGGAGCCAGGACATCTTTTTCTTGAAGATGGAGCCGCCTCTGAAAAATCGGGAGTACCGGCAATGAGCGGCACTATCTATGACATGGAAAAGGAACTGATTTTCCAGACACTTGAAGAGCTGGATGGAAATAAAACCCGGGCTGCGGAAAAGCTCGGGATCAGCGTCCGCACCCTCCGAAACAAACTAACTGAATACAAAGAAAAAGAATCACGGTAA